In Labilibaculum sp. DW002, one DNA window encodes the following:
- a CDS encoding ABC transporter permease, which translates to MKEIIDISIESLALGFLLMLIPIAGFIYFKVKIIKETVISMIRMLIQLSLIAFYLEYIFEWNNAWVNLIWVCSMIFVGTFTTIKRAGLAYRYFILPFALSGFISILIIDTFFLGFVIRLDYVFDARYFIPISGMVLGNALNHNIVGINNYFTRLSKEQELYYFLLINGNSKKNALAPFIRSAIKSGLNPLIATMSVIGLISLPGMMTGQILGGSSPVVAIKYQILIMIAIFVGCSLNLMLSILLANRFVFDSFGRIKANLFLKK; encoded by the coding sequence ATGAAGGAAATCATTGATATAAGTATAGAGAGTTTAGCATTGGGGTTTTTACTGATGCTAATTCCTATTGCAGGCTTTATCTACTTTAAGGTTAAAATTATTAAAGAGACGGTTATCTCGATGATTCGAATGCTGATTCAACTTTCTTTAATTGCCTTTTATTTGGAGTATATCTTCGAATGGAATAATGCTTGGGTGAATTTGATTTGGGTTTGTTCCATGATTTTTGTTGGCACTTTTACAACCATTAAAAGGGCAGGTTTAGCCTATCGATATTTTATTCTACCATTTGCCTTATCAGGATTTATTAGCATCCTTATAATAGATACATTTTTTCTGGGATTTGTAATTCGACTGGATTATGTATTCGATGCCAGATACTTCATACCTATATCGGGAATGGTTTTGGGAAATGCTCTAAATCACAACATTGTTGGAATCAATAATTATTTTACCCGCTTAAGTAAAGAACAGGAATTGTATTACTTCCTTTTAATTAATGGCAACAGCAAAAAGAATGCTCTTGCACCTTTTATTCGTTCTGCTATAAAGAGTGGTTTAAATCCTTTAATTGCCACCATGTCGGTTATTGGTCTAATTTCCTTGCCAGGTATGATGACAGGTCAGATTCTTGGTGGTAGTTCTCCTGTTGTTGCCATAAAATACCAAATTCTAATCATGATAGCCATATTTGTTGGTTGCTCATTGAATTTGATGTTGAGTATTCTTTTGGCCAACCGATTCGTTTTTGATTCTTTTGGACGAATTAAAGCAAATTTATTTTTAAAGAAATAA
- a CDS encoding ATP-binding cassette domain-containing protein — protein MIKCENINLSFPQQVICEDLSFELEVGESMCFSGPSGKGKSSLLKMLMGFLIPQSGKIHVDGLELNGENIEQIRSRMLWLPQNINLPVDSGSELIDLLQMNEDQKENFRMFLNQLDVLNCGEKNSFTEISGGQKQRIVMAACLSLNKPILFLDEPVSALDDSSIDLLFRTLDSLKNTTIISTSHNEKWISYCNRTIKL, from the coding sequence ATGATAAAATGTGAGAATATAAATTTAAGTTTCCCCCAACAAGTTATTTGTGAGGATCTTAGTTTTGAACTTGAAGTAGGGGAATCTATGTGTTTCAGTGGACCTTCAGGTAAGGGAAAGTCATCCTTATTAAAAATGCTGATGGGATTTTTGATACCTCAATCTGGAAAAATACATGTAGACGGGCTGGAATTGAATGGAGAAAACATAGAACAGATCAGAAGTAGAATGCTTTGGTTACCTCAGAACATTAACCTTCCTGTCGATTCTGGATCTGAATTAATTGACTTGCTTCAAATGAATGAAGATCAAAAGGAAAATTTTCGAATGTTTTTGAATCAATTGGATGTTTTAAACTGCGGAGAAAAAAATAGCTTTACCGAAATAAGTGGAGGTCAAAAGCAGCGAATTGTAATGGCCGCATGTTTAAGTCTCAATAAGCCTATTTTATTTCTTGATGAACCCGTTTCTGCATTAGACGATAGTTCTATTGATCTTTTATTTCGGACTTTGGATTCTTTGAAGAATACTACAATAATATCTACATCGCATAATGAGAAATGGATTAGTTATTGCAATCGAACGATTAAACTATGA
- a CDS encoding FAD-dependent oxidoreductase, with product MAKYLIVGGVAGGATTAARLRRIDESAEIIMFERGEHISYANCGLPYYVGGVITERENLLLQTPESFNKRLNVDVRIHNEVVRIDRENKLVEINDLLNKTSYTESYDKLIVSPGAEPIKPPIPGINDEAIFTVRNVKDTDKIKGFYDEKKPKKAVVVGAGFIGLEMAENLHHMGMMVTIVEMADQVMTPLDYEMAAEVHMHLKTKNVEFYLKDGVSEFNREGDKLNIHLQSGRKIDADMVILSIGVRPETKLIKEAGLELAPNGGIKVNEYLQTSDSNVYALGDAIAFPHPITGKYMNAYLAGPANKQGRILANNLVLGHKQKYKGSIATAIAKVFDITVASTGLAEKVLKKEGIKYISNITHGASNAGYYPGAMPTTIKIMFDPETGKLFGGQIIGYVGVDKRIDLIATVLKNKGSIYDLQEIEHAYAPPFSSAKDPVNQAGFTAGNIIEGLVNIIHWDELHQLHAPNNFILDVRTPDEFELGQIEGAVNIEVDKIRERIDEIPKDKKIIIYCGVGLRGYFAARILMQRGFKDVVNLSGGYKTYEHATCKQSNEDIFESSYIANDGHIYRGKDKDAEDEKDIKTIEIDACGLQCPGPIIKLKKEIDKLEDGQRLRQKVTDAGFTKDVASWCKMTGNKLISCDSEKGIISAVIEKQRKNGATTNTNIELPKNKTMVVFSDDLDRALASLVIANGAAATGSKVTLFFTFWGLNVIKKTDKPRVEKDLMGKMFGKMMASDAGNLKLSKMNMMGMGSKMMKKRMLSKKVDSLEDLLKTAMDNGVEMIACQMSMDVMGVDAAELLEGVEIGGVATYLEEAEQSNINLFI from the coding sequence ATGGCAAAATATTTAATCGTTGGAGGTGTGGCTGGTGGTGCAACAACGGCTGCGCGTTTAAGAAGAATAGACGAATCAGCAGAAATCATCATGTTCGAAAGAGGAGAGCATATTTCCTATGCTAACTGTGGCTTACCCTACTACGTAGGTGGAGTGATTACAGAACGTGAAAACCTATTACTACAAACTCCAGAGAGTTTTAACAAAAGACTTAATGTTGATGTTAGAATTCACAATGAAGTCGTTAGAATCGATCGTGAGAACAAATTGGTAGAAATAAACGATCTTCTAAACAAAACTTCTTATACAGAATCATACGATAAGCTTATCGTTTCGCCAGGTGCTGAGCCTATTAAACCACCAATCCCGGGTATTAATGATGAAGCCATTTTCACCGTTCGCAATGTAAAAGACACGGATAAGATTAAAGGCTTTTACGATGAGAAAAAACCTAAGAAGGCCGTTGTAGTTGGCGCAGGGTTTATTGGTCTCGAAATGGCAGAGAATCTTCATCATATGGGTATGATGGTAACTATAGTTGAAATGGCTGACCAGGTGATGACACCTCTTGATTATGAAATGGCAGCTGAGGTACACATGCATCTTAAAACTAAAAACGTTGAGTTTTATTTAAAAGATGGCGTATCTGAATTTAATCGCGAAGGTGATAAACTAAACATCCATTTACAGTCGGGTCGTAAGATAGATGCTGATATGGTTATTCTGTCCATTGGTGTGCGTCCGGAAACCAAACTAATTAAAGAAGCTGGCCTTGAATTGGCACCAAACGGTGGAATTAAGGTAAACGAATATTTACAAACGAGCGATTCAAATGTATATGCCTTAGGTGATGCCATTGCATTTCCTCATCCTATCACAGGAAAATACATGAATGCATATTTGGCTGGTCCTGCAAACAAGCAAGGAAGAATATTGGCCAACAATTTAGTTTTAGGTCACAAGCAAAAATACAAAGGCTCTATTGCAACGGCTATTGCTAAAGTATTTGATATTACTGTAGCCTCAACCGGACTTGCTGAGAAAGTTCTTAAAAAAGAAGGCATTAAGTATATTTCAAATATTACACATGGTGCATCGAATGCCGGCTATTATCCGGGAGCCATGCCTACTACCATCAAAATCATGTTCGATCCTGAAACAGGCAAATTGTTTGGTGGACAAATCATTGGTTATGTAGGTGTTGATAAGCGTATCGATTTAATTGCAACCGTACTCAAAAATAAGGGTAGCATTTACGATCTTCAGGAGATTGAGCATGCCTATGCCCCACCATTCTCATCTGCAAAAGATCCGGTGAACCAAGCAGGTTTTACCGCAGGTAATATTATTGAAGGCTTAGTCAATATTATTCATTGGGATGAATTGCACCAACTACACGCACCCAATAACTTTATTTTGGATGTGAGAACGCCGGATGAGTTTGAGCTTGGACAAATTGAAGGTGCCGTAAATATTGAAGTCGATAAAATTCGTGAACGTATAGACGAAATTCCCAAGGACAAAAAGATTATCATTTATTGCGGTGTTGGGCTACGTGGTTACTTTGCTGCCAGAATTCTGATGCAAAGAGGCTTTAAGGATGTTGTAAACCTAAGTGGTGGTTACAAAACTTACGAGCATGCTACTTGCAAACAAAGCAACGAAGATATTTTTGAGTCGAGTTATATTGCTAACGATGGTCATATCTACCGTGGGAAAGATAAGGATGCCGAAGACGAGAAAGATATCAAAACCATTGAGATTGATGCTTGTGGTTTGCAATGTCCCGGACCAATTATCAAACTGAAAAAAGAAATTGATAAACTTGAAGATGGTCAACGTCTTCGTCAGAAGGTGACTGATGCCGGCTTTACAAAAGATGTGGCATCCTGGTGTAAAATGACAGGAAACAAGCTGATTTCTTGTGATTCAGAAAAAGGCATTATCTCGGCTGTTATCGAAAAGCAAAGGAAAAATGGTGCAACGACCAATACCAATATCGAATTACCAAAGAACAAAACCATGGTCGTTTTCTCCGATGATCTGGATCGTGCTTTGGCTTCACTGGTTATTGCAAACGGTGCAGCAGCTACGGGTAGCAAAGTCACCCTGTTCTTCACCTTTTGGGGACTTAACGTAATTAAGAAAACGGACAAACCTCGTGTTGAGAAAGATCTTATGGGTAAAATGTTCGGTAAAATGATGGCTAGCGATGCTGGTAATCTTAAGCTATCGAAGATGAACATGATGGGCATGGGTTCTAAGATGATGAAGAAGAGAATGCTTTCGAAAAAGGTTGATTCTCTTGAGGATCTATTGAAAACTGCTATGGACAATGGAGTTGAGATGATCGCCTGCCAAATGTCGATGGATGTGATGGGCGTTGATGCTGCTGAATTGCTTGAAGGTGTAGAAATTGGCGGTGTTGCCACTTACCTTGAAGAAGCTGAACAATCAAATATCAACTTGTTCATCTAA
- a CDS encoding M20/M25/M40 family metallo-hydrolase, translating into MKIALIYNKDIHGVINTFGMQNKEFYNEATVKKVAQSLEKAGHNVAILDGNKQIIERLENFMPKVVDGEQMGMVFNMAYGIQGESRYTHIPSMLEMLGIPYVGSSPSGHALALDKVLTKVIWKNNNLPTPDFWVFNTPEEDLSVVKFPVIVKPKMESVSFGLKVVYNEEDLRESVNFIVKEFQQQALAEQFIRGREFCVGILGNEPVETFPILEIDLNNDPDAIQTVTDKKEAPKRKICPADLPKEVTNEMVRQSIEAFKALQLRDFARVDIRMDENNNIYLLEINSMASMGETGSYPTAAKVAGYDFPKLVNKMLDVAAVRYFSNSLMSELPGEKHKKLSFNSRLRSFLRSRQQNSEKLLEKLVNIDSHVRNIEGVNKCTNIIKEELTQLGFTNEIFPQFEVGNMMYLSNSFDEKLDYLLLLPVDDFLTMPKHESYQETEHHLYGTGVWENKGGIVACISALQALRFSKLIRKTKVGILLITDSSISGKFSKNIIREKANNAKEVLSMHGGGAEGTVITSRSGSASFSYDIKLIDASAAENVTTVSQFFFKTIASIVDLSKNNPENVIAPYQSEFKSNIFKVQAYGSSKISVRFNSMEEFQQAETKIKKLVAIPRSKNRMFQTQFEGGVMRPPMVDSTLNNDLFDRVKSIANSIDARVLPEHRWSSADICNIDQHIPKIDGLGPIGGFDKQKSEYILRHSLIERALLIALLIGKK; encoded by the coding sequence GTGAAAATAGCATTGATTTATAACAAAGACATTCATGGAGTAATAAATACTTTTGGAATGCAAAATAAGGAGTTTTATAATGAGGCAACAGTAAAAAAAGTAGCCCAAAGTCTTGAAAAAGCTGGGCATAATGTTGCGATTCTTGATGGAAACAAGCAAATTATAGAGCGCTTAGAAAATTTTATGCCCAAAGTCGTTGATGGCGAACAGATGGGAATGGTTTTCAATATGGCTTATGGTATCCAAGGAGAAAGTCGTTACACTCATATTCCATCAATGCTTGAAATGCTGGGAATACCTTATGTAGGTTCTTCTCCATCAGGACATGCGCTTGCATTGGATAAAGTTTTGACGAAAGTTATTTGGAAAAATAACAATTTGCCAACGCCAGACTTTTGGGTATTTAATACGCCTGAAGAAGATTTGAGTGTGGTTAAGTTTCCAGTGATTGTGAAACCTAAAATGGAAAGTGTTTCATTTGGATTAAAGGTCGTTTATAATGAAGAGGATCTTAGAGAATCTGTAAACTTTATTGTAAAAGAATTTCAACAACAAGCGCTAGCAGAACAATTTATTAGAGGAAGAGAGTTTTGCGTTGGAATTCTAGGCAATGAGCCGGTTGAGACTTTTCCTATTCTGGAAATTGATTTAAACAATGATCCAGATGCCATACAAACGGTAACTGATAAAAAAGAGGCTCCTAAAAGAAAAATTTGCCCTGCCGATTTACCCAAAGAGGTGACAAACGAAATGGTGCGTCAAAGTATTGAAGCTTTTAAAGCTCTTCAATTAAGAGATTTTGCAAGAGTTGATATTAGAATGGATGAAAATAACAATATCTACTTATTAGAAATCAATTCAATGGCTAGTATGGGAGAAACGGGTTCCTATCCAACAGCAGCAAAGGTAGCGGGTTATGATTTTCCTAAGCTGGTTAATAAAATGTTGGATGTTGCAGCTGTTCGTTATTTTTCAAATAGTTTGATGTCTGAACTACCAGGAGAAAAGCATAAAAAACTCTCATTCAATAGTCGATTGCGTTCTTTTTTGAGAAGCAGACAGCAAAATTCAGAAAAATTACTCGAGAAGCTGGTCAATATCGATTCTCACGTTAGAAATATTGAAGGAGTAAACAAGTGCACAAATATTATAAAGGAAGAGCTTACTCAGTTAGGGTTTACGAACGAAATATTTCCGCAGTTTGAAGTTGGGAATATGATGTACCTTTCAAATTCATTTGATGAAAAACTTGATTATCTTTTGCTCTTGCCTGTCGATGATTTTCTTACAATGCCAAAACATGAGAGCTATCAAGAAACAGAACACCATCTTTATGGAACAGGTGTTTGGGAAAATAAAGGAGGAATTGTAGCATGTATTTCAGCATTGCAAGCTCTTCGTTTTTCTAAATTAATTCGCAAAACAAAAGTTGGAATATTGCTGATTACTGATTCATCAATAAGTGGTAAATTCTCGAAGAATATTATTCGTGAAAAAGCAAATAATGCAAAAGAAGTTTTAAGTATGCATGGAGGAGGAGCGGAAGGAACTGTAATCACCTCACGTTCAGGATCGGCATCTTTTTCGTATGATATTAAGTTGATAGATGCTAGTGCTGCAGAGAATGTGACAACGGTATCCCAATTTTTCTTTAAAACAATTGCTTCTATAGTTGATTTAAGTAAAAATAATCCAGAAAATGTAATCGCACCCTATCAGTCCGAATTTAAATCGAATATTTTTAAAGTTCAAGCATACGGATCATCCAAGATTAGTGTACGATTTAATTCCATGGAAGAATTTCAACAAGCAGAAACAAAAATTAAGAAACTTGTTGCGATACCAAGGAGTAAAAATCGAATGTTTCAGACTCAATTTGAGGGTGGTGTAATGCGACCTCCAATGGTTGATTCAACACTTAATAATGATTTATTCGATAGGGTGAAGTCGATTGCTAACTCTATTGATGCAAGGGTTTTACCAGAACATCGATGGAGTTCTGCAGATATTTGCAATATCGATCAGCATATTCCTAAAATTGATGGATTGGGACCGATTGGAGGTTTTGATAAGCAAAAGTCAGAGTATATTTTGCGACACAGCTTAATTGAACGAGCCTTACTTATAGCCTTGTTAATTGGGAAGAAATGA
- a CDS encoding glutamine amidotransferase-related protein, whose translation MLLIIDNQSAFIKKFKRQYLSEQDFDYVFFDHNQPITLSAKSKIKGIILSGGKGNPYEPLNLTSNYVALMNFDVPVLGFCLGHEIIAVSYRGRIKKLPEYHAKKEIITITKSDDPIFNGLDTAQVNLVKRHSFHVSELPEQFESLAGSDTCSNEIIKHKSKPIYGFQSHPEVSGKDGMMMVENFLRICKII comes from the coding sequence ATGTTACTGATAATTGATAATCAGAGTGCGTTTATTAAAAAATTTAAGAGACAATACTTGTCGGAACAAGATTTTGATTATGTATTTTTTGACCACAATCAACCCATTACGCTGTCGGCTAAATCCAAGATAAAAGGAATAATATTATCTGGAGGGAAAGGGAATCCATATGAACCATTAAATCTGACCTCAAATTATGTTGCCTTAATGAATTTTGATGTTCCTGTATTGGGCTTTTGTCTTGGACACGAAATTATTGCGGTTAGTTATCGCGGAAGAATTAAAAAACTTCCTGAGTATCATGCAAAAAAGGAAATCATCACCATTACTAAATCTGATGATCCAATATTTAACGGACTAGATACTGCGCAAGTGAATTTGGTTAAACGGCATTCTTTTCATGTTTCAGAACTTCCAGAACAGTTTGAAAGCTTAGCTGGTTCAGATACTTGTTCGAACGAAATCATAAAACATAAGAGCAAACCGATTTATGGTTTTCAATCTCATCCTGAGGTTTCGGGTAAAGACGGAATGATGATGGTAGAGAATTTTCTCCGAATTTGCAAAATTATTTAG
- a CDS encoding deoxyhypusine synthase family protein: protein MENKGSVSKFILEHYRHFNSATLIDAAQAYEKHLAEGKKMMITLAGAMSTAEIGRSLAEMIRQDKVQIITCTGANLEEDIMNLVAHSHYERVPHYRDLTPQDEWRLLERGLNRVTDTCIPEEEAFRRLQKHIFDIWKKAEKNGERYFPHEFMYKLLLSGVLEQYYEIDPKNSWMLEAAKKNLPIVVPGWEDSTMGNIFASYCIKGELKASTMKSGIEYMTWLADWYTENAEDKGIGFFQIGGGIAGDFPICVVPMLYQDMERSDTPFWSYFCQISDSTTSYGSYSGAVPNEKITWGKLGIDTPKFVIESDATIVVPLIFAYLLGW, encoded by the coding sequence ATGGAAAATAAAGGATCTGTTTCAAAATTCATTTTAGAGCATTATCGTCATTTTAATTCGGCAACTCTTATAGATGCGGCTCAGGCTTACGAAAAACATCTTGCTGAAGGGAAGAAAATGATGATTACTCTTGCTGGTGCAATGAGTACAGCAGAAATAGGACGATCATTAGCAGAAATGATTCGTCAGGATAAGGTGCAAATCATCACCTGTACTGGCGCAAATCTGGAAGAAGACATTATGAATTTGGTTGCTCATTCGCATTACGAGAGAGTACCGCATTACAGAGATTTGACACCTCAGGATGAATGGAGGCTTTTAGAGCGTGGGTTGAACCGTGTTACCGACACTTGTATTCCAGAGGAAGAAGCATTCCGCCGCTTACAGAAGCATATTTTTGATATTTGGAAAAAAGCCGAAAAGAATGGAGAACGCTATTTTCCACACGAGTTTATGTACAAACTTCTCCTATCAGGTGTTTTGGAGCAATACTATGAAATAGATCCAAAAAATAGTTGGATGCTAGAAGCAGCAAAGAAAAACTTACCAATTGTAGTACCTGGTTGGGAAGATTCTACAATGGGTAATATATTCGCATCATATTGCATTAAAGGAGAACTTAAGGCATCAACTATGAAGTCAGGAATTGAATATATGACATGGTTGGCCGATTGGTATACTGAAAATGCCGAAGACAAAGGAATCGGATTCTTCCAGATTGGTGGTGGTATTGCAGGTGATTTCCCAATATGTGTTGTACCAATGCTTTATCAGGATATGGAAAGGAGCGATACGCCATTCTGGAGTTACTTCTGTCAAATTTCTGATTCAACAACCAGTTATGGATCGTATTCAGGTGCTGTACCTAATGAGAAAATCACTTGGGGTAAATTAGGAATTGATACGCCAAAATTTGTTATAGAATCTGATGCAACAATAGTCGTTCCTTTAATTTTTGCCTATTTATTAGGCTGGTAG
- the speB gene encoding agmatinase yields the protein MRNFAGIEDEYCSFEDAATLLQSIPYDGTSTWGKGADKAFPAFLRALENMELYDIETDSEVYKTGVHILPDIKESSSPESMCSMVYQKSNDILKTGKFPTFFGGEHSVSIGIIKAFYERYKNLTVLQLDAHADLRSEYDGSKCNHACALHNASKNTNLIQVGIRSMDSCELPYLNRDKCFLAEDIHRKMGWMDASLNRMTNHVYVTIDLDVFDPSIMPSTGTPEPGGLDWYTVIAYLRQVFRNKNVVGFDIVELAPQEGQKASDFLTAKLYYKLLSYKFENHGK from the coding sequence ATGAGAAATTTTGCAGGAATAGAAGATGAGTATTGCTCGTTTGAAGATGCTGCCACTCTTTTGCAATCCATTCCTTATGATGGAACAAGCACTTGGGGTAAAGGAGCAGATAAAGCATTCCCTGCTTTTTTAAGAGCATTGGAAAACATGGAGTTGTACGATATTGAGACTGATTCGGAGGTATACAAAACAGGGGTTCACATTTTACCTGATATTAAGGAATCGTCTTCACCAGAATCGATGTGTTCCATGGTCTATCAAAAAAGCAATGATATTTTAAAAACAGGGAAATTCCCCACTTTTTTTGGTGGAGAACATTCTGTAAGCATTGGTATTATCAAGGCTTTTTATGAGAGGTACAAAAATCTAACGGTTTTGCAGTTAGATGCTCACGCAGATTTGAGATCGGAATACGATGGATCAAAATGCAATCATGCATGTGCATTGCACAACGCGAGTAAGAACACCAATTTAATTCAGGTGGGAATCCGCAGTATGGATAGCTGTGAATTGCCTTATTTAAATCGGGACAAATGTTTTCTGGCTGAGGATATTCATCGCAAAATGGGTTGGATGGATGCTTCCTTGAATAGGATGACCAATCATGTTTATGTCACTATTGATTTGGATGTTTTTGATCCATCGATTATGCCATCCACGGGAACTCCAGAACCCGGAGGGTTGGATTGGTATACCGTTATTGCGTATTTACGTCAAGTATTCCGCAACAAAAATGTTGTGGGTTTTGATATTGTGGAGTTGGCACCACAAGAAGGGCAAAAAGCCTCGGATTTTTTGACTGCCAAATTGTATTATAAGCTTTTAAGCTACAAATTCGAAAATCATGGAAAATAA
- a CDS encoding arginine decarboxylase, whose amino-acid sequence MKNTYFDLIEQSYYFPQEGFDLRDDFLTFQGISLKYLIEKHGTPFRFFYLPKIGDQIKKARNLFNRAIKKNNYNGKYHYCYCTKCNHFAHVIGEALKHNVNLETSSSFDIDLILNLYKENKIEKDRIIVHNGYKTDDYLRRILAMQEFGFTNSIIIFDSVKELDRLENIVKDQVVKVGLRMAINEEPQSAYYTSRLGISHSEIIEFYKTKIKDNPKFELKMLHFFVDSGIKDSLYYWGEFQKALKVYTELKKESDTLDSFNLGGGFPIRNNLGFEYNYDYMINEIVSNIKNACEAENIPEPNIYTEFGKYTVGESGAIIFKVLEQKQQNDTESWYIIDNSLMNTIPDAWSIHEKFILLPINKWKNEYKRVNIGGISCDHSDYYNSEDLNQEVLLPDYSREEKEPLYVGFFHTGAYQDSISGYGGIKHCLIPSPKHVIIDRDEKGNFFDYVYRNEQSADEMFKLLGYKKK is encoded by the coding sequence ATGAAAAATACTTATTTTGATTTGATCGAGCAAAGCTACTACTTCCCTCAGGAAGGCTTTGATTTAAGAGATGACTTTCTAACCTTTCAAGGTATCTCTTTAAAATATCTAATTGAAAAACACGGTACTCCTTTCCGTTTCTTCTACTTGCCTAAAATTGGAGATCAGATAAAAAAAGCTCGTAATCTTTTTAATCGAGCCATAAAGAAAAACAACTATAATGGTAAGTATCATTATTGTTATTGCACAAAATGTAATCATTTTGCACATGTAATTGGAGAAGCATTAAAGCATAATGTCAATTTAGAAACCTCATCGTCGTTTGATATCGATTTAATATTAAACCTCTATAAAGAGAATAAAATTGAAAAGGACAGGATCATTGTACACAATGGTTACAAAACGGATGACTATTTGAGACGAATTCTTGCCATGCAGGAGTTTGGCTTTACAAATAGTATCATCATTTTTGATAGCGTGAAAGAATTGGATCGACTAGAAAATATTGTGAAAGATCAAGTGGTGAAAGTTGGTTTAAGGATGGCAATTAATGAAGAACCCCAATCGGCTTATTATACATCAAGATTAGGCATTAGTCATTCAGAAATAATTGAATTCTATAAAACAAAAATTAAAGACAATCCTAAATTTGAATTGAAAATGCTACATTTTTTTGTGGATTCAGGAATTAAGGATAGCCTTTACTATTGGGGAGAATTTCAAAAGGCGTTAAAGGTATATACTGAATTGAAGAAAGAGAGTGATACCCTGGATTCATTCAATTTAGGTGGTGGTTTTCCCATTAGAAACAACTTAGGCTTTGAATACAATTATGATTATATGATCAATGAAATTGTTTCAAACATTAAAAATGCATGCGAAGCGGAAAATATTCCTGAACCCAATATTTATACCGAGTTTGGCAAATACACGGTTGGAGAAAGCGGAGCTATTATTTTTAAAGTTTTAGAACAAAAACAGCAAAACGATACGGAGTCGTGGTATATTATTGACAACAGTCTAATGAATACGATACCTGATGCCTGGTCTATTCATGAAAAATTTATTTTACTACCAATTAATAAATGGAAAAATGAATATAAGCGTGTAAACATTGGTGGCATTAGTTGTGATCACTCCGACTATTATAACTCTGAAGACTTAAATCAAGAAGTCTTACTACCTGATTATTCAAGAGAGGAAAAAGAACCTTTGTATGTTGGATTTTTTCATACGGGAGCCTATCAGGATTCCATTAGTGGATATGGCGGGATCAAGCACTGCTTAATACCATCTCCAAAGCACGTTATAATTGATAGGGATGAAAAGGGTAATTTTTTCGACTACGTGTATAGAAATGAACAATCAGCCGATGAAATGTTTAAACTGTTAGGATACAAGAAAAAATGA